In Lysinibacillus sp. FSL M8-0337, the following proteins share a genomic window:
- a CDS encoding antibiotic biosynthesis monooxygenase has translation MFVQIKRMVVTEGNANKVVERFGAKKDGPSLLEQQPGFIDKQVLVKKVRRGDEEVLIMVRWESEEAWKNWEKSPEHIAGHKANAGKPKPDFIIESGQDVYYVKG, from the coding sequence ATGTTTGTTCAAATTAAACGTATGGTCGTTACAGAAGGCAATGCCAATAAGGTTGTAGAGCGTTTTGGAGCTAAAAAGGATGGTCCATCACTACTTGAACAACAACCAGGTTTTATCGACAAGCAAGTCCTTGTAAAAAAAGTACGTCGTGGCGATGAAGAAGTGCTTATTATGGTTCGTTGGGAATCAGAAGAAGCATGGAAAAATTGGGAGAAGAGCCCTGAGCATATTGCTGGTCATAAAGCAAATGCAGGTAAGCCTAAACCTGACTTTATCATTGAAAGCGGACAAGATGTTTACTATGTAAAAGGTTAA